ACTCGAATGGAACCCGATTTTGCGAGATAATTATGTGTAAATCGAGCAATATCACGATGAAAACACGTTAATGTTTtcaatattatataaaataaacaaATATAGTTTAAGACAAAAATGAAAAAGATACTTAAAAGTAAAATGAACCAGTTATTTTAAACGTATAAAGTATATAAATACTCCACTAAATTGATAAGAATaaaaaaattaacaataataatttattaagAGGTGAAAAATAGCAAAATGCATAGTAtaagaataataaaaatataatttgaaaatttatataaaataaagtagaaataaaaaaaataatatccaACATCAAAACATCCCACATTGGTTATTGAATAAAATTTTGAGTCATTTTCTTGGactaaaataacgataacatataACCAAGTCTTTTCATCAATCAGTGAGAAAGAAGAACAAAAAGTACAATGATCCAAATGCAATCCAAGGCTCAGAAGCATAAAACAATCCCTAAAACAATACAGAGAGCTTAGCTAACTAAACCCGAGCCTTGAACAAACAAAACACTAAAACGTACCCGAAATACAATCGGAAAAGATACAAAATTCAACACTAACAAAAAAATTACAAACAAACCAAATCCAAATCCTCTCAGAAAACTACCCTACAACCGCTTTACTTTTACCTTTACCTTTACCTTTCCGAGTCTTTATGATCCGTTTAACAATCACACCATCAACCTTCAAACGATTAAATTTCTTACCTCCTCGATTTTTAATCTATCTAGTATGATGATAAATTTTGAGTCCCTTGTAAGCTAAAAGTAGTGCCTAATTAATATCTCATACTATAGTTTTAGTTGAAACGTGAAGATACCCGATTAGTCCACTACTTTAGTTTATGTGGGgagatttgaaatgtcccgttcatattgattataaacgttccatattaattgatttcgtcgcgaggttttgacctctatatgagacgtttttcaaagactgcattcatttttaaaacaaccataacctttattttatcgataaaggtttaaaagcattacgtagattatcaaataatgataatctaaaatataccgtttacacacgaccattacataatggtttacaataagaatatattacatcaaaaataagtttcttgaatgcagtttttacataatatcatacaagcatggactccaaatcttgttcttattttagtatgcaacagcggaagctcttaataatcacctaagaataaacatgcttaaaacgtcaacaaaaatgttggtgagttataggtttaacctatatattatcaaatcataataatagaccacaagatttcatatttcaatatacatcccatacatagagataaaaatcattcatatggtgaacaccttgtaaccgacattaacaagatacatatataagaatatccccatcattccgggacacccttcggatatgatataaatttcgaagtactaaagcatccggtactttggatgggatttgttaggcccaatagatctatctttaggattcgcgtcaattagggtgtctgttccctaattcttagattaccagacttaataaaaaggggcatattcgatttcgataattcaaccatagaatgtagtttcacgtacttgtgtctattttgtaaatcatttataaaacctgcatgtattctcatcccaaaaatattagattttaaaagtgggactataactcactttcacagatatttccttcctcggaaataagacttggccacggatcgattcacgaacctatacaaatatgtacatatatatcaaagtatgatcaaaatataattacaaccatttttattatgttttaaagattttgagtgtattaagtcagctgtcctcgttagtaacctacaactagttgtccataattagatgtacagaaataaatcgatatatattatcttgaatcaatccacgacccagtgtatacacgtcttaggctagattacaactcaaactatatatatttttggaatcaacctcagccctgtatagctaactccaacattactgcatatagagtgtctatggttgttccaaataatatatatagatgggtcgatatgatatgtcaaaacatttgcatacgtgtctatggtatcccaagattacataatatattagaatacatgtataatacaatataagttagctaggatatgattaatatagatttgttaccaattttcacgtagctacaacaagcaaaaataaccaatcttgttttacccataacttcttcattttaaatccgttttgagtgaatcaaattgctatggtttcatattgaacttaactttatgaatgtatacagaaaaagtataagtttatagtcggaattacaggttacaagtcgtttttgtaaaggtagtcatttcagtcgaaagaacgacgtctagatgactattttgaaaaacatacttccactttgagtttaaccatgatttttggatatagtttcatgttcataagaaaaatcattttcccagaagaacaacttttaaatcaaagtttatcatagtttttaattatccaaaccaaaatagcccccgatttcactacgacggcgtatatccgattttatagtgttcatcttgtttccaggttttaaatcattaagttagcatataatatagatatagaacatgtgtttagttgattttaaaagtcaagttagaaggattaacttttgtttgcgaacaagtttagaattaactaaactatgttctagtgattacaagtttaaaccttagaataagatagctttagttgtatgaatcgaatgatgttatgaacattattactacctcaagttttctggataaaactactggaaatgagaaaaatggatctagcttcaaaggatccttggatggcttgaaagttcttgaaacagaatcatgacacgaaaacaattcaagtaagattttcactcgaaataagattgttatagttgtagaaattgaatcaaagtttgaatatgaatattaccttgaattagaaagataacctactgtaaataacaaaggttccttgatcttagatgattacttggaatggattagaaagcttggaagtagacttgcaaacttggaattattcttgatttttatgaaactatacttatggaatttatgaagaacacttagaacttgaagatagaacttgtgagagatcatttagatgaagaaaattgaagaatgaaagtgtttgtaggtgtttttggtcgttggtatatggattagatataaaggatgtgtaattttgttttcatgtaaataagtcatgaatgattactcatatttttgtaattttatgagatatttcatgctagttgccaaattatggttcccacatgtgttaggtgactcacatgggctgctaagagctgatcattggagtgtatataccaatagtacatacatctaaaagctgtgtattgtacgagtacgaatacgggtgcatacgagtagaattgttgatgaaactgaacgaggatgtaattgtaagcatttttgttaagtagaagtattttgatatgtgtcttgaagtctttcaaaagtgtaagaatacatatcaaaacacaacatgtatatacattctaatggagtcgttaagtcttcgttagtcgttacatgtaaatgttgttttgaaacctttaagttaacgatctcaattaatgttgttaacccaatgtttattatatcaaatgagatgttaaattattatattatcatgatattatgatgtatgaatatctcttaatatgatatatacattaaaatatcgttacaacgataatcgttacatataagtctcgtttcgtaattcttgggttagtagtcttgtttttacatatgtagttcattgttaacacacttaatgatatatttaaatatcattttatcatgttaaatatagtgtatcaatatcttaatatgatacatatgtatttagtagactttatcataacgataatcgttatatatatcatttcgagtttcttaacttagtaatcccatttcttatgtatatcacatattgttaatatacttagtgtgatacttactcatcataatcttatgtcaaccatatatatatgtctatatatatatataccacaacatgtagtttttacaattttgtaacgttcgtgaatcgccggtcaacatgggtgatcaattgtctatatgaaacttatttcatttaatcaagtcttaacaagtttgattgcttaacatgttggaaacatttagtcatgtaaatatcaatctcaattaatatatataaacatgaaaaagttcgggtcactacaagattaAGTTATTATGAGGAATGATTGTTTTTCGGATTGTGACGGACACATAACTCTTGCATCTGTTAGGACCGATTTGACAGTCGTTTCACTTGACCCCTAGTGAACATGTTTATGTTCCTTTACCGCTTGTAACCGACCTAGATGTGCTAAGCTAATAAGAAGTAATGTTTTAACCTAAAAGTTATTATTAAGATATTGAAACACTAACCACTAAGCAATCTTTGCTTATTGTTCAAATATTGACTTTTCAGCATAAGCAACCTTTTATGTTAGCAAAGTTACAGTAATAAATCTGAATAACTAAGTGTCATACAAGCAGGGGCGTTTTTATGAATGGACCGGGAGGGGCACCCGCCCCCAGTCGATTTTGAAATTTAGTgaaatttttttgaatttttcgactttgccccagtgtttttttttttgccccaaaactatATATTTTGCCTCATTTAAAATATCGCTCAAAATTCTCTAAATTctgcctcaaaaccttcaaatcTTGCCAAAAAAAAAACTCCAAATCTTGCCCCAAAAACCTTATTTTTTGCCAAAAAAAGTTGCTActgtttaaaaaaaatttcgcccccggaGAAAAAAATCCTGGTTCCGCCATTGCATACACGTATATACATAGATTCGTTTAGATAGTTACTTTCTAGGTGTGAGCTTTCCCGTTTCCTCCGTCTTTTTTATTCTTTGTTAAGaacgtttttcttttaaaaacgaccTCATTTCTATATGAGTTTTAgttttttctataaaaaaaaaaaggaataCAACAAACTTAACATACTTCACCAGTTCTTTTCACTATTATGTACTAACATGTATACGTGTTTCATCATCATTTATAACCATATTAACTGCCATTTTTTGGATGAAAGAAAGTCAACTATTTACGGTATTATTTTTCACCTAATTTATGATCATCATCTTTAAAGCTACAAATCAAAGCTCCAACAATTCTCCAACCATCGGGTATACTTATTAGCGACAAGTCTTCCAAGGTTTTGACATATTCCTTTCCAAATCGGAACGGAAAGGGGCTTCGAATCGATAAGATTGATGGAATGACGTCACATCCGGATGAAAGAAATCAGAAGGGCATATCGAAGGCCGGTTAACTCGGTTTGTGTTGGTTTCTTTGGATTGGTTTTTTATAGTTATTTGTTTGTTGTTAGGTTTACGAGTCATGTTGTTGTGTCTCTTTTATGATGTCTTGGTGGTATTGTGATGTGTTGTTCTTCTTTAGTGTTTGTTTTGTGTTTTGGTTTTAGAAGCTCGGTTGGAGTTAGCTAGATTAGGCTTGGTTGCCTGTCTACTATGTTACTTTTAGCGAGCCGTGTTTTTGTGACTTGGATGTACCGGTTCATTGGATCCTTCATTTTTTGATGAAAGACTTttttatattttaatagtaatcgttttttttgccaaaaaaaaaaaacttaggtAATGTATGATTTTAAGGTAAATTGCCCAAAAGATAACATAAGAGTTACAACTTCTTAATAAAGGGTATATCTTTTTTATATTTGTCCAAAAAGGTGTCTGATTTGAATTTAGTGCGTAAGAAAAATTCTGATTTGAAAAAAATATCAATAGAAGTAATATCCGTCCGCATGTGTTTCGACATAGACACCACCTCATCAAATATGATGAGTTGGTGCCACGTCATTGAACTTTCCGGCGCCATGTCATCGAATTGTTTGGCCAAAAAATTTTTCGACGACTTTTTCTGAGCAATCCACCTCATCGGAGAAGATGATGACGTGGTGCCACCTCATCAGATTCGATGAGGTGGCGTCTATGTGAAAACACATGTGAACGAATATTACCTTTACTGGTattttgtatatatcaggattctTTTTAAGCAATAAATTCAAATTAGATTTTTTGAGCAAAGAAACAAAAATGACATACCCTTTATTGAAAATATTGACTTTTATGTTACATTTTTGGACAATTGCTCATAATTTTATTATGACAAACTTGTCCGTATATCATAAAATGATTCATTGTTTGACAAATATTTTTATTCAAATCAAAAATCAAGACAAGTTTGTCTacatttgactttcaaaatctttCTTTTTCAACTTTGATCGTAAATAtctttgtttgtgttatataatatttgataaaagttaTATGAATGAATTAAGTTTTAAACgcgattttattcatataattttcattatcattaaattatATATAACAAAAGTAAAAATATTTGTAATCAAAGTTGACAAATAATAAGGAGGGAGTATTACACGAATGACTATTTCTATCATAATGGCTAACTTGTCCCTACATGTTTCGCATGTGAACTAACTTAACAAAAGATGATAACATTAAGGAAATACGTATCCTACACGTTTTAAAAGCCGCTAGTTAAATTTTTGATCAAATCATAAGAACCATTTgcgtagtgtttttttttttttttttttttttttttttttttttttttttgaaaggcaacaaaACTAACATACCATTGAAACAGGAAAGAGTATACAAAGCATAAGAGCTACACAAAACAGTCAACAAGGAGGGACTGCAGATCTCAACCAAACTAATATGCTAGCACTAAGCTTATAAAAAAAACAAGTCATATATATGCTGAGATAGCACTAAAGACAACTCGAGAGTATAACATGTATACCGTCACATAAGAGTCATGATAGTATCACGATGTCATTTGCGTAGTTTACTCTAACGTTACCCATAACCAATGTCATAGTGATATGTGTAAAACTCCGTTTACTAGTAATTATTACTCCATTGATTTGTTAAATACGACATGGATGGTAGTAGTTCCTTTTTTGTTTTTTTACTAATACTAATTGAAGATTGAAGATGGTAAATTGATAATGAATCTCAATAAAATCTACTTGAAATTACAACCCAGGGGATGTAAAATGACATCCCAAAGCCATCTTGAAACTTGTAAACAACTTGATATTACCAAATTTGTCAACTAACAATTGTCAATAAGATTCTTCAAAAATCAAAACTTAACCATAAATCCTGCAATTGTTTAGACTTTGAGTCCGAATATAATAAAATTGTTGCAAAAAGGAGACTAAGCGTCTACTGATACTACTTAAGAACAATTCCAAGTATGCACTAGAAGATTACAATCTCAACTTAACAAATTTTTGGATATTATATGATTAATTTGGAAGATTATGATAGTCTAAAAAATAAGCTCATGAGTTTCACAGTACTCTTAACTCATTTGGTATTAACTCATTTGGTGATAGAAAGAAGTTCTCCTAAAACTTATTTGCATACATTTCTGGAGAGGCCCAAAACATATTGCTTGAAATGTTGTTTTACACCATTTGATTATGAATTGAAGTTCAGAAGAGATTGAATTATTTAGTGTAACAGTTAATCCATATACGGTATAGATTATTTATTTCTTATGCATTTTAACAAATCCTGTAAAATAAGTAAAAGATTAGCAAATAAATAATATTGTAGCACATTATAAAACAAAAATAAGGAGAAATGGCAGGGAAAAGAGTTGAACATGCCCCAATTCAAGGTGTAGAGCTTGAGTTATCCTTTCAAGATCACTAGTCCAACTAAACATATGTATACATACtccaaaattattaattataacttGAACTCTTGGGGGACCAGGGATCCGTATATGCTTCCTTAACCGATTATTTCCAACAATCTCCACTTTTACTTTCATTCTTATTAGTTATTGAAACATACACAATACTTAAACATAcacaatatttaaatattaaacgaTTTATACTGTTGTACGGCTTTTTCACTACGGAGTAGTAATTTTAATTCTTAATCTGTATCATCTTGTTTTTTCCCAAAAGAAAATAGAAATATAAAAATGATGTAGATAACTAGTATGTGGGCCGGATAAATCAGTCAACTGACTCTTTGAACTATTGGACCTATTGAGAAAATAACTAGTCTGTATTTCGTTTTAACTAGGGAGCCCAATTAAAACAAATTAGGGGTTTCTTTTGTTCACAGTCGACACTCGATAGGACGGAGATGGATCATCATCAATTACAGGATAAAAAGGTATGTGTTTTCTTCTctcaaatttattataaattataaataacatATTAGAATTAGAATATGATTTATATTTCATGAATTATCTCCTTGTTATTATTGTTTGAATAGGAAGTCTATGTATTGTGTAAGTTTAAATATTAACGATAAGCTAGTTTAAGATAATTTGTAAGCGTGGAAAGTTTGGGTTTTCTTTTGTTAGCAGCCGATACTCGATAGGATGGACACAGATCATCATCAATTTTACATTGAATCATGTTTCATATATTACAATCGTTAGGGAATATAAAGATATTAGATAGTATCGAATATATGTAGTATATTTGTTTGAGTACAAGATACTGTACATTACGTATTACGTATACATATTacgtattatttagttaaattgaCGAAGGAAAGAAAGTGTTAGGTTGTGGTTGGCCAATCTTAACTTTCATTTGAAAGTTGATAAATAAATACTTGCAGCTTGTTGTTGATTGTTatgttaattgttaatatacatatatactacTCCCTCCATTCCATCTATTATCACGTGTTTTGATGTCAGAGGTCTTTTTTCaaattttgactttaaatattttttatATGTTACATAATATTTGATGAATATATTACTCCCTTAAAATTTTGATGAACGTTACACCGTCAAAGGTTTCATCTGGTTTCCAACAATGCTTACAGGCTGACCTACTCATTTCAATAGGATTGACTCGACCATTATGGATCAAGCTAGAAAGCGATGAAGACTTGAAGATGTGCATTAGTCTTTTTTTAAGAAACAAAATCACAACTTTTAATCCGTGTTGTACAATACACCTCAAATGAAGGATTCCGAGCTAAATCACGATACGCGATACTTAATATTTCCTGAAATGTTACCATATTGtcgaattagggtttggtggttttACGGTTTTACTTAGGAATTGGATAAAGATTTATTACGAGGGACGATTTTTTGAGATCAAATtcggttgttttgtttgtcgaattAATTGAACTGAATGTGCCAAGTGACTAGGTTAGTGATTGTGTTACTCTATTGCATATATGTGATTATTTCTTTTAAATTATCAAACCCTAACAACTAATTTAACCTTTTAACATTTAGCATACTTGTTAAATGAAACTACAATAGCATATATTGTTCattaattaatactaatatctTTGAAAAATATGTTGCAAATTTGGGATCAATTTTGCTCATTCAAACTTGAAACAAAATGTGGTTGTAACAGAGTATTTTCCTGAAACCAGAGTCATATATCCTTGGCCATACTCTTTCAGCTGATCCATTAGATTACGACTAAACTTCACTTTGTACGTTAACTTCTGGTTCATACTTGTGAACCTTACCCCTTGAAAAGGAACATAAAACACCATACGTACACCTGTTGGAAGAGAAACACTCGCGATCGTATAGGTTGACTTTGGCTGACCAACGTTTGTGACGGTCCTCGAGTACATTTTGTTCTCACCTCCTTTTAAAGTAACCACAATAGAAGGATAGTTAAGCTCAGCCTCTGGTATGCTTTTTATGCAGGAAAAGTCCTTTTTAACGATCGTTTTGATTTGTTCGTTTGTATATCCTAACCCACACAAGTACGGAATGTAATCATCGGGTTGGATGTCGTAAACAAGCCCCGGATCGTTGGCTTTTAGCGGGTTAACATGACCCGCACCAGTTGCAAACACGTCTGCTGGAACCTCTCTTTCATCTAAAATGGGTTTACCATTTAGGTTTGTACGACTTGCGGTTGTCATTATTGCTGATTTAATTGCAGCCGGAGACCATTCGGGATGCGAACTTTTCAACAACGCTGCTATACCCGCGAGATGAGGACAAGACATCGACGTTCCACTTTGGAAGTTAAACGTTGCTTTTGTTTGAGAGTTTTTGTCAACCGAATTTGGCCAGGCTGCAAGAATGTCGACACCCGGTCCTATAATATCCGGTTTTAGGATCCCGGGACTTGCAATACTCGGCCCTCGTGATGAGAAACAAGCTACTTCCGGAGCTGATTTTACGCCGAATACCGTTCCACTTAAAACGATCGTCCCTAAAGGCGACGAGGTTGAATTCCAATACCTTTTGATTTCTAATCCTTCCTTAAAACCGACATTCGATGCTGGAAGAACATGAGCCTCGGGAACCGTAGATTCAGGACACGAAACAGTGTTCGCAAGAATCATACCAGCTCCTCCAGCGTCCTTCACTACTTCGCCTTTCTCGATATTTCCAATCAAACCACCCATATCACACAATACCAACTTCCCCTTAACATCAAGATCATCTAGTGATCCCCGAATACACATTGCCGCATTGTTATCGCCCTTTTCACCGGGGTAAACAAGTGGCGTTAACTTTTGACGAAAACCCTTTGGTTGGTATAACGATTCACCGTCTAACCTCTTTTTGTTTCCAAGAAACACGGTAGTCCTAATTTTTCGATCCGTGGTGCTAGCCCCAACCGAAAGGGTCCACGGGAACTCATTCGACAATTTAGACCTAAACGGACCCAAGTTACCAACCGAACTAGTTACAAATATCCCTTTTTGTATAGCCGTAAAAGCGCTTATCGCCAAAGCATCTTCATGAAAAGGCACCGAACCGCCTCCAAACGATAGTGAAAGTACATCGACCCCGTCTCCTATAGCTGAATCCATACCCGCATATATATTGCTCGCTGAACACGAAGTCCCGTCACATACTTTATAATGTGCCACGTGTGCAAATGGCGCCGTTCCAACCGCAGTGCCATTTGCGTTTCCGAATATACTCGCGTTACCTACAAAATTCCCCGCAGCGGTTGCTGATGTGTGGGTCCCGTGGCCCACTTCATCGATCGGAGAACTTCCTTTAACAAAGCTTCTTAATCCAATCAGTTTGTTATTACACATTGCCACATCACATTTGCCTTTCCATCTTATCGGTGGAGGTGGGACCCCTTTGTCGTTAAATGAAGGGTGATTTGGAGTGATTCCGGTGTCTAGTACTCCAATTATGGTCCCGATTCCGTAATTTGAGTCTTTCCATAAACCCGAGCTCTGCTGCAAGCCTAAAAAGTGAGGTGAATGGGTCGTGTGCAACTCGTAAACATCCTCAACGCGTACGGATAAAACTTCACTTAAATTTTCTATATACTTTGCTTGATTTGGTAGCATTTTAGCTGCGAATCCGGTTAACACATGATGATACGCGTGAACCATCTTTGGTTGGTGTTCTGTGCTGTAATTGATTCTTGACAAAAACGAGATGTACCGTTCTTCAAAGTCATTTGGATGAGAAAACTCGTGTTCTTCGGGTGAAGTTAAGTGAACGATGTATGTTTTGAGTTCATCGGCTTCGGCTTCGATAGGAAAGATGGTGAAAATGGTGGTGCAAGTGAGACTTAACATAAAACTGATTGTAAGCACCATTTTGTTATGGAAAAGGTTTGTAATTGTAATATGGTGATCACTAATGTGTTAAACATTACATTTCTGCTAGTAAATATTATATTGAGAGTTATACACACAATGAAGATTATCTAAATTTGGAAATTTGTTGAACCTTGTTTTCAATGATTTTGACACAACTTATATTTGTTTAAATCCTGGAGAATCATATGATGGAGCAAACTTGGTACCTGTCTATTAagcataaatataaataattatatttcgTGTGGATTATATAATTATACGGAGTATTTCTTATTAGTTACTCGAATCATGATTCTTTTTTAGGTGACAAGTTTGTGAAAGCTTATTGAAACTTAACTTTTTATTTTTTAAGTTTAAGacagtaattatattatattatacatatatctaatagacaaaatttaTGAATAATAACTAAAGGTATTTTTGACTtttcacattttttttaaaaattttttaactaaatttcatttaacCAACAAAGCCTCCCACacttttttcaaaaattcaaatcgacccttcaAACAggaggtaaagtgtcaaataaccattttcataaaaaatcttaaataaactccacccaaattttcaacgggtcatatcttttcGCTCGCAACgatttaaatttttccgacaccatcgttaaactcgaaataattttaggaacacaatatcACTAATTATACGCAAAACAGAcgcttttaaaaaacgctaaatattttgggtacttttcatacacgttgatttttcgttaaatttttaaaagtcgacaatttcatagcaaaacgcggagatgcacatatattgttaatttaaaataacatttaaatctttcacgggttataccttttagttcgactcgagttgcgcttcaacgacatcatcgtcagccacgaaataattttacaaactaaacgcaataaaatacattgaaaaccgaacccccgacgcgaagcgacggttcgaaaactagttttatctaatagacaaaaagtAAAAAAGTAGTTTTATGAGTATCACGGTTGAATCCCATCAATGTTTCGGAGATGAATGTCGTTCATCTTGTGAAAAAATCCAGTCCCAATATTTTAGGGGCCCTAAATTTTTAATAAACAAACACCAATTATAACTAAGCTCAACGTTTCTTTACCGAGAACTAATAACTCAATTGCTCATCCCCAAGGGAagcaaggcaattttaattttattaaagtACAACGCTGGCCTTTTGATTTTATAGAATCTTTTCTCTACTTCACCCACCAATTGGGATGTATAATACATGAATTCCAACAAAAGAATGATTCTGGTGGTTATGTTGTCACGACCTAAACATCATGAGGACCGCCCCAAACTAATACATTGTTATATAGGGGCCTTTTTTTACCGGCTCGCTCGGGGCACCGGAAAACTCAGGACCGGCCCTGCACAGGATAATAACAAAGAGCCTTTGCCCCAACCAAGAAACGTAGGAGGCAAGTAGAACTCCGAGTCCATTACAAATCATTGGGTTTCCGATATGTTTCATACGACTAGTGAAATTCATCACGTACTCGGTCAAACTACTACTTTCAAAAAAGCTAAATTTAACGGCCAATATGTCGGGGGAGAAAATTGACTTTCAAAGAAGAAATGATCAAATTCGATGAACTTATGAAGAATATGATAGACGATGAGCTTTCCAACAACGATCCAAAACCATGAGGGTTTGGTGGTGGTACATTTCAATGCTCATTGTTCATTTTCCAGAGTCCTAGATTCTG
This window of the Rutidosis leptorrhynchoides isolate AG116_Rl617_1_P2 chromosome 7, CSIRO_AGI_Rlap_v1, whole genome shotgun sequence genome carries:
- the LOC139860394 gene encoding subtilisin-like protease gives rise to the protein MVLTISFMLSLTCTTIFTIFPIEAEADELKTYIVHLTSPEEHEFSHPNDFEERYISFLSRINYSTEHQPKMVHAYHHVLTGFAAKMLPNQAKYIENLSEVLSVRVEDVYELHTTHSPHFLGLQQSSGLWKDSNYGIGTIIGVLDTGITPNHPSFNDKGVPPPPIRWKGKCDVAMCNNKLIGLRSFVKGSSPIDEVGHGTHTSATAAGNFVGNASIFGNANGTAVGTAPFAHVAHYKVCDGTSCSASNIYAGMDSAIGDGVDVLSLSFGGGSVPFHEDALAISAFTAIQKGIFVTSSVGNLGPFRSKLSNEFPWTLSVGASTTDRKIRTTVFLGNKKRLDGESLYQPKGFRQKLTPLVYPGEKGDNNAAMCIRGSLDDLDVKGKLVLCDMGGLIGNIEKGEVVKDAGGAGMILANTVSCPESTVPEAHVLPASNVGFKEGLEIKRYWNSTSSPLGTIVLSGTVFGVKSAPEVACFSSRGPSIASPGILKPDIIGPGVDILAAWPNSVDKNSQTKATFNFQSGTSMSCPHLAGIAALLKSSHPEWSPAAIKSAIMTTASRTNLNGKPILDEREVPADVFATGAGHVNPLKANDPGLVYDIQPDDYIPYLCGLGYTNEQIKTIVKKDFSCIKSIPEAELNYPSIVVTLKGGENKMYSRTVTNVGQPKSTYTIASVSLPTGVRMVFYVPFQGVRFTSMNQKLTYKVKFSRNLMDQLKEYGQGYMTLVSGKYSVTTTFCFKFE